DNA sequence from the Candidatus Cloacimonadota bacterium genome:
ACAGAATCCTTACCCGCCCCTAGTGTAATACAAATAAAGCATTTCCACGAGGTATAATTATGCCAGATGTACGACCATTTAAAGGACTTCGACCAGCACGGGAATTGGCTGAAAAAGTTGCAGCTCCACCCTATGATGTGCTCAATTCTGAAGAAGCGCGTGAACTCGCAAAAGATAATCCTTTCAGCTTTCTTCATGTATCAAAACCTGAGATCGATCTACCAGAAGGAATCGATCAGTATGACGAACAGGTATATGAAAAAGGTGTGGAAAATTTCCAGAAAATGATCGCTGATAAGATACTTATTCAGGATGAAAAACCGTGTTTTTATATCTACAGGCAGATCATGGGAGATCACGAGCAGACAGGTATCGTAGCAGCAGCTTCAGTCGAAGATTATGATGGCGGGATCATAAAAATTCATGAGTACACTCGCGAAGATAAAGAACAGGATCGCGCAAAACATGTGGATATGCTTGGTGCGAATACAGGTCCTGTTTTCCTGACCTATCATGCAAAAAAACAGATCGATAACATCGTGGAAGCATGTAAGAAAAACGAGCCATTGTACGATTTTACCAGCAGTGACGGCATTCGGCACACAGTATGGATTGTAGTAGATGAAAACGTCATTCAACACATCATAAATGAATTTGATGCCCTTGATTATCTCTATGTTTCAGACGGACACCACAGATCAGCAGCTGCATCACGTGTTCAGAAGTTCAGAAAAGCAGGCAATCCCAACAATACAGGTGATGAGGAATATAACTATTTCCTTACGGTTATCTTTCCTGATGACCAGATGTACATCATGGATTATAACAGAGTCGTTAAAGATTTGAACGGACTTTCTGATGACGAATTCATGAAAAAAGTTGCAGAGAAATTCGAGATCGAGAAGCAGACATCACAATACAAGCCCGAACATAAACATATCTTTGGCATGTACATAAATGGCACATGGTATAAACTCACGGCAAAATCCGAAATTTTTGATGAGCACGATCCGGTCGGCTCGCTCGATGTGAGTATTCTACACAAAAATATCATGGAATCTCTTCTTGGTATCATGAATCCAAGAAAAGATAAAAGAATAGATTTTGTTGGCGGCATACGAGGTCTCGGAGAACTAGAAAAGCTTGTGAACAGCGGAAAATTCAAAGTAGCTTTTGCACTTTTCCCAACTTCGATAGATGATCTTATGAAGGTTGCAGATTCCAATAATGTCATGCCGCCGAAGTCAACATGGTTTGAACCGAAATTGCGAAGCGGTCTAATTATTCATTTAATTTGAAAATAACAAGAAGACAGCATAGTCCGAAAGATTATTGTAAAATCAGATTTTACAACGAAGGAGCTGTTTTCTCTATTAAAAGCTATCAATCTGGTCATCCTGAGCTTGTCGAAGGGTGACTTTTTTTTTATCAAAAAGTAGGAGAAGTGTATGAAGCATACGCTCAATCTCGCTGGCAGGAATCTGTTTGATCTCGATGTTTATACTGTAGAAGAGATCGAGACCATTTTTGAAACTGCCAAAGTAATGAAAGAGATCAATAGCCGGGACTACAAGAAAATCCCAACTCTGCGAGGAAAAACAGTTGCGACACTCTTTTTTGAGGACAGTACGCGAACCAGAATATCTTTTGAACTGGCTGCCAAACGCCTGAGCGCTGATGTGGTGAGTTTCACTACAGCAGGTTCAGCAATGAAAAAGGGTGAAAGCATTCAGGATACAGTGTACACGCTCAATGCAATGGGTATGGATCTGTACGTGGTTCGTCATAGCTGCCCTGGCGTTCCACAACTTGTGCATAAATACTCCCAAAAACCTGTTCTTAATGCAGGGGACGGACGACATGCACATCCCACACAAGCACTTTTGGATATGTTCAGTATCTGGGAGAAGCGAGGTTCACTCAAAGGATTGAGGATCGCAATAATCGGTGACATCCTGCATTCACGCGTGGTTCGTTCAAACCTGATCGGCATGAAAAAAATGGGTGCGAATGTCGTGGTATGCGGACCAAGAACGTTAATGCCGCCTAAGATCGAAGAAGTGTATGGCGTCCAATGCGAATATGACCTGAAAACAGCAATAAAAGATGCTGATGTGGTTATGGGACTTCGTATGCAGCTTGAGCGTCAGACAGAAGGACTCTTTCCAAGTCTTGGAGAATATACGAGCAGATATGGTCTCAGCAATAAGATGCTTGAATATGCAAAAGATGACGTGCTGGTGATGCATCCGGGTCCGATGAACAGGGGAGTCGAAATCCTTCCAGAAGTGGCAGACAGCGAACACAGTATTATTATCGAACAGGTAGCGAACGGCGTGGCAGTACGTATGGCACTGCTGTTCCTGATCCTTGGCGGGAAACCCGGAAGGGAGGTCGCATGATACTCTTAAAGAACGGAATGGTTTACCTTTCGAATGACAAAAAGATTATAAAAGCTGATGTGTTGATCGAGAAGAAGGTCATAAAAAAGATAGCTCCTTCAATCGACGAGAAAAATGCTGAAGTGATCGACTGTGCGGGAATGCATATTTTCCCCGGATTTGTCGATATGCACTGCCATCTTCGTGAGCCCGGTTATACATATAAAGAAGATATCGCAAGTGGGGCAGCGTCCGCAGCAAAGGGCGGTTTTACGAGCATCTGCTGTATGCCGAATACCAAACCGGCAATAGACAATCTTTCTACACTCGACTATATCATGAGAAAAGCCCGGGATGTGGGCAAGACCAAGATATTCGTGATCGGTGCGATGTCAAAAGGCATCGAAGGTAAGGAAATTGCGAATATAGCAACCCTTGTTAAAGGCGGCGTGGTTGGACTGAGTGATGATGGCAATTGCATTCAGGTTGCAAAACTACAGCTTAATGTGATGCGTTATGCATCCATCTATGATATTCCGATGATCTGTCATTCGGAAGATTATTCTTTATCCGGTGACGGGCAGGTAAATTACGGATATATGTCTACAAAACTCGGACTGCCAGGCATACCAACGCTTGCAGAAGAAAGCATGGTCAGCAGGGACATCATGCTCGCTGACGTGACCGGCTCACGAGTGCATATTGCACACGCTTCCACTAAAAGAACGGTTGAACTTATCCGACAGGCAAAGAAAGACGGGATCAAAGTAACCGCAGAAGTTACTCCTCACCATCTAGTGCTGAATGAAAATGCCTGTGATGGCTTTGATACGAATACGAAAATGAAGCCTCCTTTACGATCAGAAGAGGACAGAAAGTCATTACTGGAAGGTCTACTCGACGGAACGATCGATGTTATTGCAACAGATCATGCACCTCATTCCGATTATGAAAAAGAACTGGAATTCATGAAAGCACCCTTTGGTGTGATCGGCTTTGAAAGTGCATTCCCCGTGCTTTATACTACTTTTGTGAAAACCGATCTCATAAAACTTGAAGAGCTTATTGATAGAATGACGTCCAAACCTGCAAACATCATAAATAAAGAAGTTGGTGAACTCAAAGAAGGTGCAGCGGCTGATTTAAATGTGTTCAATTTAGACGAGTCCTTTACCTTCGATGAGAGTGAAATCCTTTCAAAATCGAAGAATAGTCCGTTCATCGGTATGAATATGTGGGGTAAGATCTATTACACGATGTGTGACGGAAAGTTCACTTGGAAAGTGTAATGCATTTCAAGAAATTGCCTGTCCTGAAGATCGAGCATATCAATAAAGATTATTTTGTGCTTGGAGTACGAGATAAAGAACTCACACAGAAGATTAAACCAGGACATTTTTTCCAAGTGAAAGATCCCGCATCGAGAATACCATTACTTCCTCGTCCTTTCAGCGTGTATAAAGTTGATAACGATGAACTTGAATTTCTTGTCAAAATTATTGGTGAAGCCACTATGAAATTATCCCATCTCAGTACAGGGCAAGATATTCAGCTGCTTGGACCACTCGGAAATG
Encoded proteins:
- a CDS encoding DUF1015 domain-containing protein, whose amino-acid sequence is MPDVRPFKGLRPARELAEKVAAPPYDVLNSEEARELAKDNPFSFLHVSKPEIDLPEGIDQYDEQVYEKGVENFQKMIADKILIQDEKPCFYIYRQIMGDHEQTGIVAAASVEDYDGGIIKIHEYTREDKEQDRAKHVDMLGANTGPVFLTYHAKKQIDNIVEACKKNEPLYDFTSSDGIRHTVWIVVDENVIQHIINEFDALDYLYVSDGHHRSAAASRVQKFRKAGNPNNTGDEEYNYFLTVIFPDDQMYIMDYNRVVKDLNGLSDDEFMKKVAEKFEIEKQTSQYKPEHKHIFGMYINGTWYKLTAKSEIFDEHDPVGSLDVSILHKNIMESLLGIMNPRKDKRIDFVGGIRGLGELEKLVNSGKFKVAFALFPTSIDDLMKVADSNNVMPPKSTWFEPKLRSGLIIHLI
- a CDS encoding aspartate carbamoyltransferase catalytic subunit produces the protein MKHTLNLAGRNLFDLDVYTVEEIETIFETAKVMKEINSRDYKKIPTLRGKTVATLFFEDSTRTRISFELAAKRLSADVVSFTTAGSAMKKGESIQDTVYTLNAMGMDLYVVRHSCPGVPQLVHKYSQKPVLNAGDGRHAHPTQALLDMFSIWEKRGSLKGLRIAIIGDILHSRVVRSNLIGMKKMGANVVVCGPRTLMPPKIEEVYGVQCEYDLKTAIKDADVVMGLRMQLERQTEGLFPSLGEYTSRYGLSNKMLEYAKDDVLVMHPGPMNRGVEILPEVADSEHSIIIEQVANGVAVRMALLFLILGGKPGREVA
- a CDS encoding dihydroorotase — encoded protein: MILLKNGMVYLSNDKKIIKADVLIEKKVIKKIAPSIDEKNAEVIDCAGMHIFPGFVDMHCHLREPGYTYKEDIASGAASAAKGGFTSICCMPNTKPAIDNLSTLDYIMRKARDVGKTKIFVIGAMSKGIEGKEIANIATLVKGGVVGLSDDGNCIQVAKLQLNVMRYASIYDIPMICHSEDYSLSGDGQVNYGYMSTKLGLPGIPTLAEESMVSRDIMLADVTGSRVHIAHASTKRTVELIRQAKKDGIKVTAEVTPHHLVLNENACDGFDTNTKMKPPLRSEEDRKSLLEGLLDGTIDVIATDHAPHSDYEKELEFMKAPFGVIGFESAFPVLYTTFVKTDLIKLEELIDRMTSKPANIINKEVGELKEGAAADLNVFNLDESFTFDESEILSKSKNSPFIGMNMWGKIYYTMCDGKFTWKV